From a single Leptospira ellinghausenii genomic region:
- a CDS encoding DUF4349 domain-containing protein yields the protein MKPNSISPFTFSFLLTLLLLHIQCSSSSRSERDYAARSTGDEYEESKASPGVSSSPKSDLKPQENKSQKRMMIYTVVVNLQSKEIEPKVLEIIKLAESFGGYALQYSSQGTIQLKIPQENLKNFLSSLKKESHNYSEDVSAKDVTEDYLDTEIRLENAQKMRTRLLEILKTAKTLEETLKVEAELNKVSESIERWEGKLKYLSQAVQLSTVTVHVRQKWEPVVQKEYQPGPIGYPFYWLYLGLGKVKDGFIWLFIQEIPKDK from the coding sequence ATGAAACCAAACTCGATTTCACCTTTCACTTTTTCCTTCCTCCTCACCTTACTACTTTTACACATCCAATGTTCTAGTTCCAGTCGCAGCGAACGAGATTATGCCGCGCGGAGCACGGGAGATGAATACGAAGAATCCAAAGCTTCTCCTGGTGTTTCCTCATCTCCAAAATCTGATCTTAAACCACAAGAAAACAAATCCCAAAAAAGGATGATGATTTATACTGTTGTTGTGAATTTACAATCGAAAGAAATTGAACCAAAAGTATTAGAAATCATCAAATTGGCAGAATCGTTTGGAGGTTATGCACTCCAATACAGTTCCCAAGGAACCATACAATTAAAAATCCCACAGGAAAATCTAAAAAACTTTCTCAGCAGTTTAAAAAAGGAATCACATAATTATTCAGAAGATGTTTCTGCCAAAGATGTTACAGAAGATTATTTGGATACAGAGATACGATTAGAAAATGCTCAGAAAATGCGGACTAGGTTATTAGAAATTTTAAAGACTGCAAAAACTTTGGAAGAAACACTAAAAGTAGAAGCAGAACTGAATAAAGTCTCTGAATCCATAGAACGTTGGGAAGGAAAACTTAAATATCTATCCCAAGCAGTCCAACTCTCGACTGTGACAGTACATGTTCGACAAAAATGGGAACCAGTTGTTCAAAAAGAATACCAACCCGGACCAATTGGATATCCTTTCTATTGGTTATACCTGGGACTTGGCAAAGTAAAAGATGGATTCATCTGGTTATTCATCCAAGAAATTCCAAAAGATAAATAA
- a CDS encoding N-acyl-D-amino-acid deacylase family protein: MAETLIKQARIFDGSTNPSFIGDVRIKDGIVETISKTELSAKPGETVIDAKGQWLTPGFIDFHTHYDAEIEMAPDLSESVRHGITTISLGSCSLSLAVGDPTDLADMFSRVEAIPRKNVLSILESKKNWNSAIEYKKHLNDLPLGPNVTSFAGHSAIRAHVMGLERSLTKGEKPTKQELEKMNQHLEEALDAGFMGLSINTLVWDKMDGSRFRSRPLPSTFANWSEYEFLNKTLRKRGKIFQGVPNVSTKINVLMFLKEAFGIFRKPLKTTIISLMDVKFDPGLYKLLGVIGRITNKLFRSDFRFQALPEPFDLYADGMDVVVFEEFAAGAKANHIEDELERKTLMKDPNYRSWFKRQWTNWFLPRVFHRNFRETKIVDAPDKSLIGKSIDDVAKERGVHSVTAFLDLVAEHGNKVRWYTVMANHRKEPLQKIVSYPDILIGFSDAGAHLRGMAHYNFPLRMLKLVRDAELENKPFMSIERAVHRLTGEIGDWFGIDAGYIKEGKRADLVLIDPNKLDDSLAKDVEAPMPFMEDFKRWVRRNDETIKKVFINGKLAVDGGKPVSGLGKERGYGRFLESQIGV, translated from the coding sequence ATGGCAGAAACTCTTATCAAACAAGCACGTATTTTTGATGGAAGCACAAACCCATCGTTTATTGGAGATGTGCGGATCAAAGACGGAATTGTGGAGACGATTTCTAAAACTGAATTGAGTGCAAAACCAGGAGAAACAGTCATTGATGCAAAAGGCCAATGGCTCACTCCAGGTTTTATCGATTTTCATACTCATTATGATGCTGAAATTGAAATGGCTCCGGATCTTTCTGAATCAGTAAGACATGGAATTACAACGATTTCTCTTGGAAGTTGTTCTTTGAGTTTGGCAGTTGGAGATCCAACAGACCTTGCTGATATGTTTAGCCGCGTAGAAGCAATCCCTAGAAAAAATGTATTATCGATATTGGAGAGTAAAAAAAATTGGAACTCTGCCATTGAATACAAAAAACATTTAAACGATCTTCCTTTAGGACCCAATGTAACTTCCTTTGCAGGTCACTCAGCGATCCGTGCTCACGTCATGGGATTAGAGAGATCTTTAACAAAAGGAGAAAAACCAACCAAACAAGAGTTAGAGAAAATGAACCAACACTTAGAGGAAGCACTGGATGCTGGTTTTATGGGTTTATCGATTAATACACTTGTTTGGGATAAAATGGATGGTTCTCGGTTTCGTTCAAGACCACTACCTTCAACCTTTGCCAACTGGAGTGAATACGAATTTTTAAACAAAACTCTGAGAAAACGCGGAAAAATTTTCCAAGGTGTTCCAAATGTTTCCACCAAAATCAATGTTTTAATGTTTTTAAAAGAAGCATTTGGTATTTTTAGAAAACCATTAAAAACAACCATCATCTCCCTAATGGATGTAAAATTTGATCCAGGTTTGTATAAATTATTAGGTGTGATTGGAAGGATTACAAATAAACTTTTCCGATCTGACTTTCGATTCCAAGCTTTACCTGAACCATTTGATCTGTATGCCGATGGGATGGATGTGGTTGTGTTTGAAGAGTTTGCAGCTGGTGCAAAAGCAAACCACATTGAAGATGAATTGGAAAGAAAAACATTAATGAAGGATCCAAATTATCGATCTTGGTTTAAAAGACAATGGACAAATTGGTTTTTACCTCGAGTGTTTCATAGAAACTTTCGAGAAACAAAAATTGTTGATGCACCAGACAAATCCCTTATTGGTAAATCAATCGATGATGTAGCGAAAGAAAGAGGTGTCCATTCTGTGACAGCATTTTTGGATTTAGTGGCTGAACATGGAAACAAAGTTAGGTGGTACACTGTCATGGCTAACCATAGAAAGGAACCACTCCAAAAAATAGTTTCCTATCCAGATATTCTCATCGGATTTTCAGATGCAGGTGCACACCTTCGCGGAATGGCACATTATAACTTCCCTTTACGTATGTTAAAACTAGTAAGAGATGCAGAATTGGAAAACAAACCATTTATGAGTATAGAAAGAGCAGTTCACAGACTTACGGGTGAAATTGGTGATTGGTTTGGAATTGATGCAGGTTATATCAAGGAAGGAAAACGTGCTGATTTAGTCCTGATTGATCCAAACAAATTGGACGACTCTTTGGCGAAAGACGTTGAAGCTCCGATGCCGTTTATGGAGGATTTTAAACGATGGGTTCGTCGTAACGATGAAACCATTAAAAAAGTTTTCATCAATGGGAAACTGGCAGTGGATGGGGGCAAACCTGTCTCTGGACTAGGAAAAGAACGAGGGTATGGTCGCTTTTTAGAATCACAAATCGGCGTTTAA